A segment of the Asinibacterium sp. OR53 genome:
CATAAGAATAACGCACAGACAGCGATCCACATTTTGATATAGTTCATTTGATTTGCTTTAAAGAATGATATCTTTTCTTAGTCGTTGAATGACGGTCTGCACAATGCTTACCATCCTGGGTTTTGCCCGAAACTTGGATAAAGATTTACCTGGTCGGTTGGCAGCGGAAGCCAGTTGTGCTTCTTTTCAAATGCCCTTGTTACCACGAGTCTTTCCCTGAGGTTTACAGGCTTTCCATTCGCTCCACGGTCAAAATCAATCACGGTCTTTTCCTTGTATTTTTTGTCACCCGCAATATTCCACCGGCGCAAGTCGTGCCAGCGATGGCCCTCGAAAGCCAGTTCCACTGCCCTTTCCCGAATCAGTTCACCCATAAATGCATCCTTGGAGGAAGTATACCTGGCATCCACATTGGGAATGCCGGCCCTGGCTCTAACCATATTCACTGCAGCTTCTGCCGTGATATAGTTAGGTGCGCTGCTTTGCGGCGTACCATATCCTTGCAACACCGCTTCCGCATACATCAGATAAACATCGGCCAAACGTAAATAAGGAATGATGATATTGATATTGTTCCATTCATTGTCTACGCTGTTGCACTTGCCGGTTACAAACTTGCGAACGAGGTAGCCTGTACGGCTGCAATCATTATCACGGCGCAGGTTTCCACCATTGTAAAGGTTGGCGTATCGATAAGGAGCCGTTGTTGATGTTCCGCTTCCATAAAACATCTGCACACCATCATACGTGATGCACTTGTAAAAACGGGGATCGCGGTTGGTCCAGGGATCGGTGATGTCGTACCCCGAACCAGCAGCATCGAGCGGCAGTCCATTCGCCATTCCAAAGTTGTTCACATAGTTTGCTGCGGGTGATGAAATGGCCGCCTCCCCACCCAATGGCGGCGGGATAAACATGTTCACCAACGACCAGCGAGATTCCCAGCCTGCATAAGTTGGCGGAGCCAAAAGCGTCTCGGGATAGCCGGGCACTTTATTAGAACCGGAGGAGATGGAGTACCAGTTATCGCTGTAATTGCTGAAAGGAAGCAACTTGTAAATTGCAGATCCGTCATCGGAAAGCTTTAGTGTTCTGTAAAATGCGTCAGCCGCTTGTTTGCACAAATCAACATCATACGTGGCAGTGCCGGTTGATTCCTGGTTCATCATGGGACTGGCTGCGTAAAGCAGGTCTTTTCCTTTGAAAGCCAGCGCAACCGATTTGGTAATCCGCTGATTGTTGTTGCCTTTTGTTACCTGTCCAACAACGGTATTGTCCCAGTTGACAGGTAACAACGCGGCTGCATCTTCCAGGTCTTTTGCAGCACGCAGGGCTGTTGCGCGATAATTCAACCGTGGCAATGTCAATGGCTCATTGGAAGGCAGCACCTTATCAATATACGGCAGGCCACCCCAGAAACTCATTAATTCAAAATGGAAAAAACCACGGAAAAACAGGAGCTGTCCTTTAACAATATCCTTTTCTTCCTGGGTCGCATCCACCATTTTATCCATATTGGCTAAACCAATATTGGCTTTGCGGATGGCATACCAGGCCAGCGGCCAAAGACCCTTGTTGTGGGCGTCGGTGGGATTTGTTTGCGCTCCGTTATTATCCAGCCAACTGTTGTTCCAACCGCCGCCATTGGTTCTCCAGGCCCAATAGTTACCATTGTCAAACTCTGTATTCAAGCGGTAAGTACCGATGGTGGTTGACAGGATATCGTCGCCAAAGTTCCATTCATTATTCCAGGTGGCCTTTGACATATCCGGAATGCAGGAATACAATTCTTCGGTAAAGCCTTGAAAATTCCGGAAATTGACGAATACATCACTCTGGCTGATGACCGCATCCGGTGATTTATCCAGGTATTTCTTGCAGGAAACCATTCCTAACAGCAGGAAAAAGAAGCCTGCGGAAAACATCATTTTTTTATAAGATTTCATGTACAAGCGCATTATCGTTTATAAACTAATATTCAGACCTAAATTGAAACGGCGCAGGGTTGGATACGCACCTTGTCCTGAAAAGCCAGCGCCACCAATATTGGCTTCGCGGTCGTCCGGCATTTTACTCCACAACAACAGGTTGTCGCCATTGAGGTAAACACGCATAGATTGAACGCCTCTCTTCCGCAGCCAGTTAGGGTTAAATGAATAAGATATTTCGGCTGCTTTTAAGCGCAGATAAGAAGCATCAAAGATGTAGAAATCGCCCATGCTATATACATGGCTCTTCCAGCGGGGCATTGGTGCAGGTGCCGTGGGATCGGCTGCTGTCCAATAATTGCCCTGCTTGTACACTGCATCCAGCGATGCACTAAAGCTGGTTTGTGTTAAATCTCTGGTGACATTGTTTACACCATAGAACTGAACGAATACAGAAAAGCGCTTGTAATCGAATCCGAAAGTTCCGGCGTAGGTATTCTGCGGCCTGGAAGGATATCCGAATGGAACGTTATCATAATTATTGATCACTCCATCACCGTTGAAATCGACCAGGTTATAATTTCCAGGTAATTTCTCTTTATCATACGCATTCAACTGAGTGCTGCCATAGAGTTGATCCATTGTATTGTAATAACCACTGCGAATGATTGAATGATATTGACCAATTTGGAAGCCGGCTTTCTTTAAATAATTATCCAGCAGTTGCGGATCATCGGCATAAAGAATTTTATCGACTGCATGAGTGGCAGCAAGGTTGGACCACAGGCGCCAATCTTTATTTAAACGCTTATTAAACTTCAGTTCTATTTCAAAACCCCTGACTTTCACTTTACCCAGGTTGGCAACAGGTGGTACATTACCAAAATAGGCAGGAACAGCCCGCTGCGTACCGGGTAACAAGATATCGTAACGATAGTCCTGGAACGCGTCAAAGCTTCCTTCTATGAGACCGTTGAAGAGAGAATAGTCAACACCTACATTGGCTTTTGTTGCCGTTTCCCAGCGCAGATCGGGGTTTCCGATGGAAGCTTCTCTGTACCATACATAAGGACTGTTGATGTAGGCCTGGTCGCCAAGATGCGTCTGTCCTCCGGAAGCCCAATTGGTTACGTACAACCAGCGGTAGGCCGTGGCGGGTCTGTCATCGCCCACGAGGCCGTAGGAGCCGCGGATTTTCAAATTGGTTAACCAATGAATCCTCTGCATGAATTTTTCATTGGTTACTATCCAGCCTGCTGCTGCAGAAGGGAAAAACCCGAACCTATATTTGGACGCAAACATTTCTGAACCGTTGTAAGCGCCGTTGAATTCAGCGAAATACCGGTTGGCATAATTGTATGTTAACCGGAAAACCCAATCTTCATGATAATACGGGAACTGGCTGCCGGTTGCATTCTCAGTTCGTTGGAAAAGCCCCATTTCCGTTAAATTATGCTTATCCAAATGGGCTGAATGGTTCAATTGCAACTGGTAAAACTTTTTTCTGTAGGTCGAACCATTCTGCATCGCATCGGGTCTCACAGACCACATCGGCACCACATAGTCAAACTGGTTGTTACCCGTTACGTTCCGATACGTTACATTTCCGGAACGGTCAATGTATTTGACAATCGCACTGCCGTCGTCGAAAACACCTCCCTGCGAAACGAATGTATTATCCATGGCAAACGTGCCTTTTATATTGAGGTTCCTGACAAACATGCCCAGGTCTTGTGTCAGCGTAAAATCAGTATTAATCTGGGTGGTCTTTGTACTTCTTATACCGCTGTTGGAAAGTACTTGCGGCGTGTTGGTTGTGCTCACCGGATCGAGTGGATAATAACCCCAGGAACCATCGTTGTACTGCGGATAAAAAAGATCGGGTGCAAGCGCATAAACCGACTGGTACCAGGTATAATCAAAGCCGTTCCAGGTGTCTTGCTTGTTGCCGGTGAGCCCCGAAAGGTTGGCCGCGAGTGTCGTGGTTTTTGTTAATTTAAAATCGAGATTGGCGCGGACATTCAAGCGGTCGTAAGTAAATCCCGGAGAATAGCCTTTGCCGTTGTTCCGCACTTTCATGATGTCACCTTCATGGAGAAGGTCCACAGCCGTATAATATTTAACAAATGAAGAGCCGCCTGAAATATTTACATTCAAATTACTCGACATAGCAGATTTCTTTACCGACTCTGACTGCCAGTCAATATTGGGATATTGTTGCGCCTCCTGTGCGTTGGCAGGATGGCGGTATTTATCGAGCAGGGCATAAGGCGTGTAATCTGCCCATGAGGAAGGATTAATTGCCAGTTCCCGTTCAATGGCCTGGTTCCTGATTTGCAAGGCATCGTAAGAATCGTACTTCTGTGGAAGACGGGAAGGAACCTTCATGGTTGTGTTGGCAGTGATATTGATGGCGGTCTTTCCTTCCACCCCTCTTTTAGTGGTAATCAGAATAACACCGTTAGCACCTTTCACACCAAAAACGGCTGTAGCCGAAGCGTCTTTCAATACCGAAATGCTTTCTACAGAACCAACATCCACTCCATTCATCGGGCGTTCAATGCCATCCACCAATACCAGCGGGGCGGCACTGTTAGTGGTACTCGCACCTCTTATATAAATGGTAGGATCTTCGGCCCCGGGTGTTCCTGCACCTTGTACCGTAATCACGCCAGGCACATTGCCGGTTAATGCACCACCAATCGTTGATACGCCTCCTGCCCTTTCCAGTACTTTACCCGTTGTTTGCGAAATGGCGCCAACTATGCTTTGCTTGCGTTGCCGGCCATAACCCACTACAATAACGCTGTCTATTGTCTGTGTTACAGGCGACAGCCGGATGAAAATCTGGGTTAGACTTTCACTTACAGTTATTTCTTTTGAAACATAACCGACATAGGAAATAACCAATACAGCCTTATTTTTTGAAACAGTAAGGGTAAAAGAACCATTGTTTTTTGTTTCCGCATAATTCTTAGTTCCTTTTTCCTGAACAGTGGCTCCTATGAGCGGCACATCTTTGTCGTCTACTATTTTTCCGGTTACCGTTAAGGCGAAATTGCCTACTGATTTTCCCTTCGTGGAAAGGCTGGCAATCACCCTCAAACTGTCGTTGATCGTACCGGCAAAAGATTGCAAAGAAATGAGGCAAAGAAACAAGAGGTTGAATTTTACCAGCAGCCGGTTCTTGAGGACCAAGCGAGGCCTACAAGGCGAAAAGCCTCGTACATTTTTTTTCATACTTTAGCAAAAGTTAAATGATAGGAATTTGCTCAGGGGTGAGCATTTCTGTCTAAAACCAGCGGGGAGTGTTGCAGCATTCTCCGCATTTTAATTTGTGGAATCACAATTACGTAACTCTTTTCATATAGCAGCCGTTTGGTTTAAAATATGGTTTATAACGAGCCTAAATTTTCTAACAAATAAACCAGTGCCTGAAAGGTCAGCGCCTTTGCAGATAATTCAAAACTAAATAGACGATAATAGCAGACAGGTCACAATTGTTGAAATTTATAGCACAAATGTTTTAAACGCTTCAATATCAGCTACAAATACGGCGATCTTTTGAAAAATAATTATCTTTAGAACGTCTTTTTAAACCATAGCTTTCGCCCTTTATCCTTTTATTTCCAAATTTCTAAACAGGCTTAAAGCCAATGATATTTAAAAAGCTACTTTTCTTTTGTTACTGTTCATTTGGGTTATCGTTTTTAGCGGCAGCCCAACATGGAGATATCAATTTTACCGCACTTACCACAAAAGACGGACTTTCCTCCAATTCGGTTAATGCCATTCTCAAAGACCATTATGGAGTGATGTGGTTTGGTACAGAAGATGGTTTAGACAAATTTGATGGCACCCATTTTACAGTTTACCGGCAGAAACCAGGCGATTCAACCAGTTTACAAGCCAATGAAATTTTAGCGCTGCACGAAGACAAGGCGGGCAATTTGTGGGTTGGCACCAGCGGAGGCTCCTTAAGCCTATATGACAGAAGAAGAGATGCTTTCATCAATTTCCCGGCAACCGGAGGTCCTAATGCTATCAGCAATAATGTGATCAATGGTGTTTGCAGCGACTACCAGGGGAAAATATGGATTGCCCATTATAGTGGGGTGAATATTCTTAACCCTACCACCAATCGTATCACTGAATTCCCGCTTGCATCACGCAGCGCTGCTTTGCATTTTAATCCATCGTGTAATTGT
Coding sequences within it:
- a CDS encoding TonB-dependent receptor, whose amino-acid sequence is MKKNVRGFSPCRPRLVLKNRLLVKFNLLFLCLISLQSFAGTINDSLRVIASLSTKGKSVGNFALTVTGKIVDDKDVPLIGATVQEKGTKNYAETKNNGSFTLTVSKNKAVLVISYVGYVSKEITVSESLTQIFIRLSPVTQTIDSVIVVGYGRQRKQSIVGAISQTTGKVLERAGGVSTIGGALTGNVPGVITVQGAGTPGAEDPTIYIRGASTTNSAAPLVLVDGIERPMNGVDVGSVESISVLKDASATAVFGVKGANGVILITTKRGVEGKTAINITANTTMKVPSRLPQKYDSYDALQIRNQAIERELAINPSSWADYTPYALLDKYRHPANAQEAQQYPNIDWQSESVKKSAMSSNLNVNISGGSSFVKYYTAVDLLHEGDIMKVRNNGKGYSPGFTYDRLNVRANLDFKLTKTTTLAANLSGLTGNKQDTWNGFDYTWYQSVYALAPDLFYPQYNDGSWGYYPLDPVSTTNTPQVLSNSGIRSTKTTQINTDFTLTQDLGMFVRNLNIKGTFAMDNTFVSQGGVFDDGSAIVKYIDRSGNVTYRNVTGNNQFDYVVPMWSVRPDAMQNGSTYRKKFYQLQLNHSAHLDKHNLTEMGLFQRTENATGSQFPYYHEDWVFRLTYNYANRYFAEFNGAYNGSEMFASKYRFGFFPSAAAGWIVTNEKFMQRIHWLTNLKIRGSYGLVGDDRPATAYRWLYVTNWASGGQTHLGDQAYINSPYVWYREASIGNPDLRWETATKANVGVDYSLFNGLIEGSFDAFQDYRYDILLPGTQRAVPAYFGNVPPVANLGKVKVRGFEIELKFNKRLNKDWRLWSNLAATHAVDKILYADDPQLLDNYLKKAGFQIGQYHSIIRSGYYNTMDQLYGSTQLNAYDKEKLPGNYNLVDFNGDGVINNYDNVPFGYPSRPQNTYAGTFGFDYKRFSVFVQFYGVNNVTRDLTQTSFSASLDAVYKQGNYWTAADPTAPAPMPRWKSHVYSMGDFYIFDASYLRLKAAEISYSFNPNWLRKRGVQSMRVYLNGDNLLLWSKMPDDREANIGGAGFSGQGAYPTLRRFNLGLNISL
- a CDS encoding RagB/SusD family nutrient uptake outer membrane protein, translating into MKSYKKMMFSAGFFFLLLGMVSCKKYLDKSPDAVISQSDVFVNFRNFQGFTEELYSCIPDMSKATWNNEWNFGDDILSTTIGTYRLNTEFDNGNYWAWRTNGGGWNNSWLDNNGAQTNPTDAHNKGLWPLAWYAIRKANIGLANMDKMVDATQEEKDIVKGQLLFFRGFFHFELMSFWGGLPYIDKVLPSNEPLTLPRLNYRATALRAAKDLEDAAALLPVNWDNTVVGQVTKGNNNQRITKSVALAFKGKDLLYAASPMMNQESTGTATYDVDLCKQAADAFYRTLKLSDDGSAIYKLLPFSNYSDNWYSISSGSNKVPGYPETLLAPPTYAGWESRWSLVNMFIPPPLGGEAAISSPAANYVNNFGMANGLPLDAAGSGYDITDPWTNRDPRFYKCITYDGVQMFYGSGTSTTAPYRYANLYNGGNLRRDNDCSRTGYLVRKFVTGKCNSVDNEWNNINIIIPYLRLADVYLMYAEAVLQGYGTPQSSAPNYITAEAAVNMVRARAGIPNVDARYTSSKDAFMGELIRERAVELAFEGHRWHDLRRWNIAGDKKYKEKTVIDFDRGANGKPVNLRERLVVTRAFEKKHNWLPLPTDQVNLYPSFGQNPGW